Proteins from a genomic interval of Caulobacter sp. NIBR1757:
- a CDS encoding ABC transporter permease, with product MKDMAAAPTPPQPRDYAGFNWTGFQTLYLKEVRRFWKVGMQTVAAPVVTSLLYMMVFVVAVRGAAPPISGVAFATFVAPGLIMMTILNNAFANSSSSLLQAKMMGLTSDFMTPPLSPLEQVAAFSLGAGTRGIVVGFVTAVVCALLPNVHMTFVQPWAILYFGVGASLILGFVGILTGLWSEKFDHLAAITNFLIMPMTFLSGTFYLVDKLPEPFRTASHFNPFFYLIDGFRYGFIGHANGNLTAGVLMTAVLTVGLAVTCWLLFRAGWRLKT from the coding sequence ATGAAGGATATGGCCGCCGCTCCCACGCCGCCCCAGCCGCGCGACTACGCCGGGTTCAACTGGACGGGTTTCCAGACGCTCTACCTCAAGGAGGTGCGCCGCTTCTGGAAGGTCGGAATGCAGACGGTGGCGGCCCCGGTGGTCACCAGCCTGCTGTATATGATGGTGTTTGTCGTCGCCGTGCGCGGCGCCGCGCCGCCGATCAGCGGGGTGGCGTTCGCGACCTTCGTGGCGCCCGGGCTGATCATGATGACCATCCTGAACAACGCCTTCGCCAACTCCTCATCCAGCCTGTTGCAGGCCAAGATGATGGGGCTGACGTCCGACTTCATGACCCCGCCGCTGTCGCCCCTGGAGCAGGTTGCGGCGTTTAGCCTCGGGGCCGGGACTCGCGGGATCGTGGTCGGTTTCGTCACCGCGGTGGTCTGCGCCCTGCTGCCCAACGTCCATATGACCTTCGTTCAGCCCTGGGCGATTCTCTACTTCGGGGTCGGCGCCTCGCTGATCCTTGGGTTCGTCGGCATCCTGACCGGGCTGTGGTCGGAGAAGTTCGATCACCTGGCGGCGATCACCAACTTCCTGATCATGCCGATGACCTTCCTGTCGGGCACCTTCTACCTGGTCGACAAGCTGCCCGAGCCCTTCCGCACGGCCAGCCATTTCAACCCCTTCTTCTATCTGATCGACGGCTTCCGTTACGGCTTCATCGGCCATGCCAACGGCAACCTGACGGCCGGCGTACTGATGACGGCGGTGCTGACCGTCGGGCTGGCGGTGACCTGCTGGCTGCTGTTCCGCGCCGGCTGGCGGCTCAAGACCTAG
- the argF gene encoding ornithine carbamoyltransferase produces the protein MSEVRHFIDLWKLEASTLRTILDDAHTRKASRRGWTTGMVDHDAPAKGRRLAMIFEKHSTRTRFSFDAAMHQLGGATLISTAADMQLGRGEPIDDTAKVLSRMVDAVMIRANRHDDVQLFAQNSTVPVINGLTDKSHPCQIMADLLTFEEKLGPVKGKTLAWVGDGNNVCASFIHAASKFGFKLNIACPPQYHPDLHDLARAAEQQGRVELTDDPMAAVRGAHAVIADTWVSMGDADGEARLDAFEAYQVDEALMDKAHQDAVFMHCLPAHRGEEVTDEVMDGPRSVIWDEAENRIHAQKSILAWCFGAIG, from the coding sequence ATGAGCGAGGTCCGGCACTTCATCGACCTCTGGAAGCTCGAAGCCTCGACCCTCCGGACCATTCTCGACGACGCTCATACCCGCAAGGCCAGCCGCCGTGGCTGGACGACCGGCATGGTCGATCATGACGCGCCGGCCAAAGGCCGACGGCTGGCGATGATCTTCGAGAAGCATTCGACGCGGACCCGATTCAGCTTCGACGCCGCCATGCACCAGCTGGGCGGCGCGACCCTGATCTCGACGGCGGCCGACATGCAGCTGGGCCGGGGCGAGCCGATCGACGACACCGCCAAGGTGCTGTCGCGGATGGTCGACGCGGTGATGATCCGTGCCAACCGCCACGACGACGTCCAGCTGTTCGCCCAGAACAGCACGGTGCCGGTGATCAATGGCCTGACCGACAAGAGCCATCCCTGCCAGATCATGGCCGACCTGCTGACCTTCGAGGAAAAGCTCGGGCCGGTGAAGGGCAAGACCCTGGCCTGGGTCGGGGACGGCAACAATGTCTGCGCCAGCTTCATCCATGCGGCCTCGAAGTTCGGCTTCAAGCTGAACATCGCCTGCCCGCCGCAGTACCATCCCGACCTGCACGACCTGGCCCGCGCGGCCGAGCAGCAGGGCCGGGTGGAGCTGACCGACGATCCCATGGCCGCCGTTCGCGGGGCCCATGCGGTGATCGCCGACACCTGGGTCAGCATGGGCGACGCCGACGGGGAAGCCCGGCTCGACGCCTTCGAGGCCTATCAGGTCGACGAGGCGCTGATGGACAAGGCGCACCAGGACGCGGTGTTCATGCACTGCCTGCCGGCCCACCGGGGCGAGGAAGTGACCGACGAGGTCATGGACGGCCCCCGCTCGGTGATCTGGGACGAGGCGGAAAACCGCATCCATGCCCAGAAGTCGATCCTGGCCTGGTGTTTCGGGGCCATCGGCTGA
- a CDS encoding M28 family peptidase: MRSVLTALLAGSLCLAGLPASAGTREDVASFVQPTQAGRLAALEALLKREGLAYEIQTFEGGPKGKPMQGRNVVVTLGKGQRDLLLTAHYDAEVLKDGTLAGAVVDNAASVVAIIQAAKTLGAGKLKHRLRVIFFDQEELGLLGAKAYVAGPDGGRVAAVINFDVNGYGDTPFFADPKDPALAKAVRQACLAAAEDCLAFGAYPPSDHLAFRKAGAPETSFSILPAREAHQLWLFANAGKTSQMEAGFLPKVLGLIHTPNDNMDAVDPATVERAGRLAVELVRAADRTVK; encoded by the coding sequence ATGCGTTCTGTTCTGACCGCCCTGCTGGCGGGATCCCTCTGCCTCGCCGGCCTGCCGGCCTCGGCCGGTACCCGCGAAGATGTGGCCAGCTTCGTTCAGCCGACCCAGGCCGGGCGGCTGGCGGCGCTGGAAGCGTTGCTGAAGCGCGAAGGCCTGGCTTATGAGATCCAGACCTTCGAGGGCGGTCCCAAGGGCAAGCCCATGCAGGGCCGAAACGTCGTGGTCACCCTCGGCAAGGGCCAGCGCGACCTGCTGCTCACCGCCCACTATGACGCCGAGGTGCTGAAGGACGGAACCCTGGCTGGCGCCGTGGTCGACAACGCCGCCTCGGTGGTCGCCATCATCCAGGCCGCGAAAACGCTCGGCGCCGGCAAGCTCAAGCACCGCCTACGAGTGATCTTCTTCGACCAGGAGGAGCTGGGCCTCCTCGGCGCCAAGGCCTATGTGGCCGGGCCGGACGGCGGCCGGGTGGCGGCGGTCATAAACTTCGACGTCAACGGCTATGGCGACACCCCCTTCTTCGCCGACCCCAAGGACCCGGCCCTGGCCAAGGCCGTGCGGCAGGCCTGCCTTGCGGCCGCCGAGGACTGCCTGGCGTTCGGGGCCTATCCACCCAGCGACCACCTGGCCTTCCGCAAGGCTGGCGCGCCGGAGACGTCGTTCAGCATCCTGCCGGCCCGTGAGGCGCACCAGCTGTGGCTGTTCGCCAACGCCGGCAAGACCTCGCAGATGGAGGCGGGGTTCCTCCCCAAGGTGCTGGGCCTGATCCACACCCCGAACGACAACATGGACGCGGTTGATCCGGCCACGGTCGAACGGGCCGGCAGGCTGGCGGTGGAATTGGTCAGGGCGGCTGACAGAACGGTCAAATAG
- a CDS encoding aspartate aminotransferase family protein has translation MGVYNRAPLAVERGEGVRLWDEDGREYLDCVAGIATNGLGHCHPKLVATLKEQGEKLWHTSNIFRIPGQEKLATRLCEETFADVVFFTNSGTEAIECALKTARKYHTANGNPERVVIYGFDGSFHGRSYAAINAAGNPGYVEGFGPRLENYSQLKWGDHEAIKAAIADPTTAAIIVEPVQGEGGARAMPEVCLRGLRQLTREHGVLVIFDEVQCGMGRTGKLFAHEWAEDAAPDIMCVAKALGGGFPVGACLASAEAAKGMTVGVHGSTFGGNPLAMAVGLTAFNEIAKEETLQHVREVAGYFVQQLSGLADRFPDVISEIRGKGLLIGLKLIPNNREFMGIARDQGLLVAGGGDNLVRLLPSLLITQEEAREAVTKLEQACEVVRAKATA, from the coding sequence ATGGGCGTCTACAACCGCGCCCCGCTGGCCGTCGAACGAGGCGAGGGTGTCCGACTGTGGGATGAGGACGGGCGCGAGTATCTCGACTGCGTGGCGGGCATCGCCACCAACGGGCTCGGCCACTGCCACCCCAAGCTGGTCGCGACCCTGAAGGAACAGGGCGAAAAGCTCTGGCACACCTCCAACATCTTCCGCATCCCAGGCCAGGAAAAGCTGGCCACGCGGCTGTGCGAGGAGACTTTCGCCGATGTGGTGTTCTTCACCAACAGCGGCACCGAGGCCATCGAGTGCGCCTTGAAGACGGCCCGCAAGTACCACACCGCCAACGGCAACCCCGAGCGGGTGGTCATCTACGGCTTCGATGGCAGCTTCCACGGCCGGTCGTACGCGGCCATCAACGCGGCCGGTAACCCCGGCTACGTCGAGGGCTTCGGCCCCCGGCTGGAAAACTACAGCCAGCTGAAGTGGGGCGACCACGAGGCCATCAAGGCGGCGATCGCCGATCCGACCACGGCGGCGATCATCGTCGAGCCGGTGCAGGGCGAAGGCGGCGCGCGCGCCATGCCGGAAGTCTGCCTGCGCGGCTTGCGGCAGCTGACCCGCGAGCACGGCGTGCTGGTGATCTTCGACGAGGTCCAGTGCGGCATGGGTCGGACCGGCAAGCTGTTCGCCCACGAGTGGGCCGAGGACGCCGCGCCCGACATCATGTGCGTGGCCAAGGCGCTGGGCGGCGGTTTCCCGGTCGGGGCCTGCCTGGCTTCGGCGGAAGCGGCCAAGGGCATGACCGTGGGCGTCCACGGCTCGACCTTCGGCGGCAACCCCCTGGCCATGGCCGTCGGCCTGACCGCCTTCAACGAGATCGCCAAGGAAGAGACCCTGCAGCACGTCCGCGAAGTGGCGGGCTACTTCGTGCAGCAGCTGTCGGGCCTGGCCGACCGCTTCCCGGACGTGATCAGCGAGATCCGCGGCAAGGGCCTGCTGATCGGTCTGAAGCTGATCCCCAACAACCGCGAGTTCATGGGCATCGCCCGTGACCAGGGCCTGCTGGTGGCCGGCGGCGGCGACAATCTGGTGCGGCTGCTGCCGTCCCTGCTGATCACCCAGGAAGAGGCCCGCGAGGCCGTGACCAAGCTGGAACAGGCCTGCGAGGTTGTTCGGGCGAAGGCGACGGCATGA